The sequence AACAATGACGACCTGCCTAGCCTGCGTCTCAGCAATGCTTATAAGGATCTGCTGGGGCAAGCCAGCAGCAGTGGTGAGGTGCGCAACTACATCCGCGACAAAATTCGCAGTGGCAAGTTTCTCATCCGCTCCATCCACCAACGTCAGCAGACGATCCACAAAATCGCCACGCAGATCTTGGCTCATCAGCGGGAGTTTTTGGAGAAGGGCACCAGTTTTTTACGCCCGCTGAATATGGCCCAGGTGGCGGATGAAGTAGGCGTGCATGAAACGACGGTTAGCCGTGCAATTTCAGGCAAATACATGGCCACACCCTATGGGGTGTTTGAGCTGAAGTTTTTTTTCAGCCATGGCGTCAAGACTGATTCTGGCGAAGACCTTAGCAACACAAGTGTGAAGAACGCCATCGCCGATCTCATCAAGACCGAGGCCAAAGCCAAGCCTTTGAGCGATGATAAGTTGGCCAAATTGCTCGATAAACAAGGCATCAAAGTCGCCCGCCGTACCGTCGCCAAATATCGCGAGGCACTGGGCATCTTGCCTAGCCACCTGCGAAAATCGTTTTCCTGAGAAAGAAGAACAGACCGAAGAAAATCTCAGTCTGTTCCAACTCGAAAGCTCCGTTTTAAGGATAAAGGCCTCGGGTCTGTTTAGCTTCCCAAACACGCTTGATTCCTAGACTCAGCGCAGCGAATCGCATGGAGACTGCGCGTTTGCGATGCAATTGCAGTGTTTGATTGAAAGCCTGCTCAAGGATTCGGTAGAGCTTGTCCATGACTTCGCCCTCGCCCCAAAAGAAACTTTGCAGATCCTGCACCCACTCAAAGTAAGAAACAATGACGCCTCCACTGTTGCAGAGGATATCTGGGATCAGGAAAATTTCTGGGCGTTGTTCAAGAATCAAATCTGCCTCTGGTGTTGTGGGTCCATTGGCACCCTCAGCCAGGATGCGGCATTGAATTTTGCTGGCGTTTTCTCCGGTGATTTGGCGTTCCAGCGCGGCTGGGATGAGAACGTCGCAGGGAATCAATAAGAGCTCGGCATTGCTTACAGGTTCAGCGCCGGGAAATCCCACCACGCTTTTCGTCTGGGCCACATACGTATTGAGTGCCTGTAAATCCAGTCCGGCTGCATTGTGGATGCCACCGTAGGCATCACTCACAGCCAGGATTTTGACGCCTTGCTTAGCCAAGGAAGAGGCAGCCACAGAGCCGACGTTTCCGTATCCTTGCACCACGGCTGTGGCACCTTCCGCGCGGATGCCAAGGGTATCCATGGCCCGGGAAATGAGGTAGGCGACCCCCCTCCCTGTGGATTCACGTCGGCCTAGAGAACCGCCCAAGCCGACGGGTTTACCTGTGACCACACCGGGCACGCAGTGGCCGATCTGGAGGGAATACGTATCCATGATCCAGGCCATGACCTGCTCATTTGTCCCCATATCTGGGGCGGGTACATCGAGTTGTGGGCCAATGAACGGAATCAGTTCCTGCGTGTAGCGCCGTGTGAGACGCTCAAGTTCACCGATGGAAAGCTGACTCGGGTCACAGCAGACGCCTCCTTTGGCTCCACCATACGGCAGCCCCGTCAGAGCACACTTCCAACTCATCCACATGGCTAATGCGGCAACTTCGCCCATGGTGACATCTGGATGGAAGCGAATGCCCCCTTTGGTAGGGCCGAGGGTCAAATGATGCTGGACACGATATCCAGTAAAGACGGTGGTGGTGCCGTCATCACGCCGAACGGGGATGGAAACCGTCAGTGCACGGCGTGGCATTTTGAGGCGATCGCGAAGGCTCTCTGGAATTTCGAGAAAGTCGGCTACCAGATCAAATTGATGGCAGGCCATGTGAAACACAGGTGAGTCGTAAACGGAGGTACTCATAGCAATGGTTATTAAAGAACGTCTGTGGCGGTTGCCAAGATCATTGATGCATCGTCTTTCCACAGATCTGCATTGGTCCAGCCTTTCGAAAATCAAGGCCTTTGAGCGGCCTCTTTGACCTCATTCAGACACAAAAAATGCGGAGTCTTGACGACTCCGCATTTTTAAAATTTGAGACTTTCAGGGGGAGAAATCAGTTTCCCCCACTCGCATTATTGGAGTTTTGCGGTCCAGATAAACCCGCCCCGTTCGCACTCGGCGCACCTATGGTCACACCATTGATGGTGGCCGCCTCACCAGTCTCTGCGGTATCACTCTCACCATTGACGTCCACAGAAGGACCGTTAGCGCCAGGGCCCGCATCACTGCCGGTCACGGTCACATTCCCGTTGGCATCCACAGTGATGGTCAGATTGATCTGGCCATTTGCTTCCACCGTGGTCACCACGTTACCTTTAGAATCCGTGGTGGTTTTGACCGTAACACCCGTGCCGCTGAAGACCACATTGGCCGCACCCGTGATAGAAACAGAGTAAGAGGTAAAAGCAGGTGGGTTGAAGTCCGGCTCCCAGCGCAGGGCGATGTAGCGGGATTTGATAGCTTTGCCGGGCTTAGCTTTCACAAAACCAGAACCAGAAACGTCTTCAGCCTTGGCCACAGGCTCGGCAGCGTCGAAAACTGTGGGGTCAAAAGCCAAGCGACCACGCCAGTCTTCTTTCTCAGGAAGGGTATCAAAGGCGTACACAGAGAAACGCACTGGGCGCGGGGAGTGGACAGAGCCAAACTCATTCAGGGTGCGGACCTGGCCGAGGTCATACACAGCCGTGCGGTATTTCTCATCAGATTCTGGAAACTCCAACACGTTGCTTTTGACGGCATCGTTGCGGGAACCAAAAAGCTCTGGGCTGATGTAAAGAAGGCGACCACCGCCGATGCCTGCGGCAAAGTTAACGGGTGCTCCAGTGCCGTCGGCATTCTGCGTTACCGTGTAGTTGGCATCCGTGCTTGTGCCGATAGCCTGAAAGCTGCGGATTACACCACCACGGACGAGGTCAAACTGCATTCTCAAAAAGCGACCTTGAGCTGCCCCGCCATCTAGTTTGATGACGCGATCTGAAGGAGAGAATACTTCGTTGTCCACGGGGCTCCAGGCATTGCCATCCGTGCTGGTGGAGAGGGCCACTTTCCCCTCGATGCCATCATTGACAAAAGAAACGCTTTTAACCACAGACTGCTTGGCGAACTTGAGTACTGCTTCGCTCTTACCTGCCGCGAGGTTCACAGGTTTCACAGGATCTCCCATGAGCAAGGCATTGGCTGGGTTCAGCCCTTTGGAGTCATACACCGTCGTGCCAGCAAGGATGCCAGCGATACTCACTGGTTTTTCATCCACAGACGGCAGTCGGCTCCATTTAGCCTGGGATTGCAAAGTTAGGGAAGCAAGAGCTACCAGGGTGAATAAATGGTGTTTTCTCATGATGGGCAATGCTGGGGGGAATCGGTCAAAGCGGCTCAGCGCATTAAACGGACCATGTCTAAAGGGATTTGAATCACAGCGTGGATAGAGTGTAAACACTTTTTTCGTGAACAATCTAACTCTAAAGAGAATTATATTGCTCCGATTGATTTTTAGATTTTATTAAAAGTATGAATTGTCCGCATTGCTCTGCCCCTCTTGCAGTTGATGCAAAAGAGTGTGGGCAATGCCGATTTAGCACCCTGGCCATCCGTTCCATTTTGGGAGCTGAGTGGGTGCGGTTAGAGCGATTGACCGACCATTTGAGTGTCCTCAGTCTGAAAGAACAGCGGCATGTAGAGATCATTCTCGACGAATTTGAGCGCCGTTTCCCCCAGTGTTTTTTTGCCGTGTATCTGGGGGCGATGCCTCAAATGATCACGTCGAGAGACTTGGGTTTTTGGTTGATCAACCATGGGGCATTTCACACCCAGCAAATGGCTAAGCGAAATGACTTTGGTTGTGCATTAGTGATTGATACTCAACGTTCCGTGGCCTCCTTGACTTTAGGGTATGCTTTGGAGGCTCACGTGACAGAAGGGGAGCTCAACCAGTTGCTTATCCGTGCCCAGGGACCTCTCAGTCGCCACCGTTATGGACTTGGAATCGAACGGATTGTGAATGATTTTGGAAAAAAGCTGAAGTCCGTCGCAACACGCTCGCTGCCAGGGAATTCTCTGACACCGAACCCGCATGGCCTGGACGGACTCGGATTGCAAACATTAAGAGCGGCGCACCGCCCCGCAAGGCCGAGCCATAAATCTTAGTCGGATGAACTCCTTATTCAAAGTTTTAAATGGCTGGCTGTCAGCAGCCATGGGGGTGGTTTATCTTTTCAATACGAGTCTTCAGGCCAACCAGGAACCTCCCTTGCCAACATGGGAAAGAGAGGCGGTTGCGCCCCCTCAGGCGACGCCGGGAAGCCAGTTTTCAAACCTACTTCCCGGAAACACAGGGGGGGACGTCAACGATGGCTTTTTTCTCCAAGATCCAGGCATTCTTAAATCGCCTCCGCTGCTATTGAATGAGGCGGATTTGAATTCGCATGATTTATCCCTTTTCTTAAAAGGTGGGCTTCTAAATGTACCGAAAGAGGTCACTGCCGCGCATCCCACGCCAAGTCTGGCCCTCCGGGATGTTCCGACTTTTGTTCTGGATTCATTGAAAAACTCTCCCGTGAATGAGTATTTGATCAATCCTCAGTCACTTGTCACGGAGATGCCTTTGTTAGATTTAGAACGCTTGATGCAGTTCCATGCCAGTGAATGTCGCATCCGGCTTTACATTTTGGTGCTGGACCGGGATCAAAAACTTGCATCCATGGCCTCTCTTAATCCGCTCATTGCGCGGTTGGGGACGGATCGTGAGATCTGTCTCGCTATTTATCCCCTTGGGGAACCCTGGCGTGCGCGATTTATGGTGAGCCCTTTGGTTTCCAAGACGAGTTCACTGGCCAGTCTGGCGGAGATGGCGCAAGACTGCATTGATGATGCACAGGAGGTTACTGATGCCGAACAGCAGCTACAACGCTTTGCCGTTAGGCTTTCAACGCGTCTTTTTTGGTTGGAGAAGTCACTCCCAGCCATGGGGTCTGAAGCACTCACAAGCAGGGCTGCTGCACAATTGACCGAGGTCGCTACCTCGGTCGGCGATGACCCTTCCAGTTCTCTTTTTGCGCTGCCATTTGGTGAAGGACTGGCCGCAGTTGTTGTGACCAGCCTGCTCAGTCTGGCCGCTGTGGTCGGTCTATTTTTGGCACTACGATTTTGGGTGAGATTTAAGGCGGCACGCAAAATACATCCTATCTGGGTTTTACCTGAAGGGGAGATTCAGCCCCGACTTGGAGGTGCCTTTTCCGGCGGGGCAGGTGCGGTCATTCAATACCGTCCTCAAACTCCACCTGTGACTTAACGCACTGAGCTGTCTCAAGAGCTAAAAACGAAAAAGAGCCGCTGAAAAGCGGCCCTTTTTAAATTGAGAAGATCAGCACTTTCTTACTTTTTAGCCAGACTGAGGATTTGATAGTTCTTCGAATAAGTGCCCAGGGCTTCGGTGGCACTTTCTTTGGTGATGCTCTCATTGTGAGCTACCACGATGAGTTTCTGCGTGTCGGGCGTCTCGCCAGCTTTTACGTCCACACTGACTACATCAGTCAGTTTCTGGCTCAGAGCGGCCGTGATATGGGCTTTGCAAGAAGCGCAGACGACGCCAGTGATCTGGCCTTCATAGGTGACGGCTTTGGGGGCATCTGCGGCGTTGATGGCCGCAGTCATGAGAAGAGAGAGTGCCAAAAAGATTTTTTTCATGAGGGGCAAGAATAAGTAGGATATAAAAACGCCGGGATACTGGTTTGTCCAGCACCCCGGCGTGAATCAGGTCAAAGAATTACTTCTCCAGGGTTTCGCCAGCCTTTTTCCAGCCAGAGATGCCGGCGGAAAGATGCTTGACGTTGGTGTAACCCAGGGCGGTGGCCTTCTTTGCAGCAGCTTTGTAGGCGTTGCAGCTAGGTCCGCCGCAATAAGCAACAACAAGGGCGTTTTTGTCAGAAGGAAGGACTTTTTCGAGTTCACCACCTTTGGCTTCGAAGTCCACTGCCGTAGGCACGCGGCCAGCGACGTAGGAGTCAGTGCCATTGACATCAATGACGGTAACTTTCTTCTCCGCGATGGCGGTCTTCAGGTCGGAGATGCTGATGTCTGGA comes from Prosthecobacter dejongeii and encodes:
- a CDS encoding Glu/Leu/Phe/Val family dehydrogenase, yielding MSTSVYDSPVFHMACHQFDLVADFLEIPESLRDRLKMPRRALTVSIPVRRDDGTTTVFTGYRVQHHLTLGPTKGGIRFHPDVTMGEVAALAMWMSWKCALTGLPYGGAKGGVCCDPSQLSIGELERLTRRYTQELIPFIGPQLDVPAPDMGTNEQVMAWIMDTYSLQIGHCVPGVVTGKPVGLGGSLGRRESTGRGVAYLISRAMDTLGIRAEGATAVVQGYGNVGSVAASSLAKQGVKILAVSDAYGGIHNAAGLDLQALNTYVAQTKSVVGFPGAEPVSNAELLLIPCDVLIPAALERQITGENASKIQCRILAEGANGPTTPEADLILEQRPEIFLIPDILCNSGGVIVSYFEWVQDLQSFFWGEGEVMDKLYRILEQAFNQTLQLHRKRAVSMRFAALSLGIKRVWEAKQTRGLYP
- a CDS encoding rhodanese-like domain-containing protein; translated protein: MKKLLALALSLIAASAMAAEYPDISISDLKTAIAEKKVTVIDVNGTDSYVAGRVPTAVDFEAKGGELEKVLPSDKNALVVAYCGGPSCNAYKAAAKKATALGYTNVKHLSAGISGWKKAGETLEK